The sequence CGGCGTCGACGGAGTCCAGTCCTGCCAGGCCGGGGTCTCGCCGTCGGCGTTCAGCGCGTCCTGCGCCGGCACCCACAGGTCCTTCTCGATGCGGTGGAAGCCCGTCCAATCCAGGCCCTCAGCAACGGCGTCGACCTCGCGATAGTCGATGCGCGGGTCGAGATCCCCGAGCGCCTCGGCGACCGGCTCGATGCGCTCGTAGAACGCGCGGGTCAGCGGGAACTGCGCGCGGGCGGTCTCGTCGTCGCCCGACTCGTAGGCTGCGACGAACTCCTCGACGGCCGGGACGAGCTGACCGACCTGGTCCTTGACGAACGCGGCGTAGAGATCGACCGCCTGCTGCTTCTGCTCGGCATCGGGCCCGTCGACCGCGACGCGATCGCCGGTGACGGTGAAGGCCGCCTTGCCGACGCCGTCGCCGAGCATCCCGGGCTTGCACAGCGTGAAGTAGTCGCCGGGCTGTGCGACGACCGTCAGAGTGCGGGACGCTGCCGGCGCGATGTTCTCGACCTCGCCGACGATGCGCAGACCGTCCTCGGCCAGCAGATAGAACTCCGAGACCTGGTCCGTGTCGTTCTTGACGTCGAAGGTCAGCGTCCCGCTCTTCGCGGTGGCCGCCGACACGGCGCAGTCGCCGGCGGTCGACGAGACGTCGAAGGCGGCGTCGGCGGCGACGTCGCTCTTCGCGACGCAACCGCTCAGGACGAGTGCTACGGCGCCCGCGGCGGCCAATGCCCCCAGGACACGGTGAGAGGTGGTCATGCTGCTCCTTGTGGTGAGAGAGAGGTCGTGTCGGATTCGGGTTCGGCCGAAGCGCGAGGCTTCGGCGTACGGCGCGAGCGGAGACCGCGGACGTACAGCGAACCGACGATGAGGATGTAGAGAGTCCAGGCGGAGACCTGCAACCAGGTCATCGCGGGCATGAAGCCGACCGTGGCCTGCAGCACCGCGGCCAGCGGACCGCTCGGGGCGATGGCCGACGACACATCGAACGCCCAACCGAACGGGAAAGCCGCCCACCCGATCGCGACCGCCCCGGTCGTGGGATCGAGCGGCGCCGCGGCCGTGAACGGGCCCGGCAGGGCGCCCGCCTCCTGCAGATCCATCAGCGCATAGGCGAGCACGCCGGCGGCGACGATGACCAGGAAGCCGCCGGTCCACGCGAAGAAGCGGCGGAGATCGAGCTTCACGGCTCCGCGGGAGATGAGCCAGCCGATGATCACGGCGGCGGCGAGTCCGAGCAGAGCGCCGAGCAGAGCGGACGGCGCATCGCCGAACGCCTGCACCATCGACCACAGAAGGAGTGTCGTCTCGATGCCCTCCCGCGCGACGGACACGAAGCCGATTGCGACGAGCGCCCAGAGGCCGCCGACCGTGAGCGCGCGATCGAGGCCGCCCTCGAGCGTCGCCTTCATGGTGCGTCCGGCACGCTGCATCCAGAAGATCATCCACGTGACCATCGCGACGGCGAGCAGCGAGAGCCCGCCGCCGATCAGCTCCTGCGCCTTGAAAGTGAGCTCGTAGGCGCCGAAGGTGAGCACTGCGCCGATACCGAGTGCGAGGGCGATCGCGAGGCCGACGCCCGCCCACATCTTCGGCAGGGCGTCCTTCCGGCCGAGGCGGCGGAGGTAGGCGACGAGGATGCCGACGACGAGCGCGGCTTCCAGGCCTTCACGGAGGCCGATGAGAAAAGTGGCGAGCACGGAGACGATTTCTGTTGCGACGACTGAGGTAAGGCAGCCCTTACCTACGAGACTCTAGCATTGCAGCGGAGTCTTGCCGGAACACTGTCGCCACCGGCAGACGAGGCCCCGGCGGTAACGCGGCGCAACAGTGGCCCTCCCGCTCGGAAAGCCGACATACCCTCGGTCCATGGCTGAACTCTCGCTCCC is a genomic window of Microbacterium maritypicum containing:
- the efeO gene encoding iron uptake system protein EfeO, producing MTTSHRVLGALAAAGAVALVLSGCVAKSDVAADAAFDVSSTAGDCAVSAATAKSGTLTFDVKNDTDQVSEFYLLAEDGLRIVGEVENIAPAASRTLTVVAQPGDYFTLCKPGMLGDGVGKAAFTVTGDRVAVDGPDAEQKQQAVDLYAAFVKDQVGQLVPAVEEFVAAYESGDDETARAQFPLTRAFYERIEPVAEALGDLDPRIDYREVDAVAEGLDWTGFHRIEKDLWVPAQDALNADGETPAWQDWTPSTPAERADFGDLLLADVQELYDYVHSDDFTTALDDQGIGGISNGSIALLDEVATGKISGEEDWWSGTDLYDFAANVEGSKMAFSLVQDFAAAQGDDGEALVDEIEGGYATLEESLAAHGSLSDGFVAYAQLTEDDKREFTDLINALAEPLSQLTSTVLD
- the efeU gene encoding iron uptake transporter permease EfeU, which gives rise to MLATFLIGLREGLEAALVVGILVAYLRRLGRKDALPKMWAGVGLAIALALGIGAVLTFGAYELTFKAQELIGGGLSLLAVAMVTWMIFWMQRAGRTMKATLEGGLDRALTVGGLWALVAIGFVSVAREGIETTLLLWSMVQAFGDAPSALLGALLGLAAAVIIGWLISRGAVKLDLRRFFAWTGGFLVIVAAGVLAYALMDLQEAGALPGPFTAAAPLDPTTGAVAIGWAAFPFGWAFDVSSAIAPSGPLAAVLQATVGFMPAMTWLQVSAWTLYILIVGSLYVRGLRSRRTPKPRASAEPESDTTSLSPQGAA